Part of the Salmo salar chromosome ssa10, Ssal_v3.1, whole genome shotgun sequence genome is shown below.
CAAAATTGTAGAACTGTAAATTGCATAGTTTCACCACGACAAAAAAACCCCAGGTAAAATAGAATTCAAACAATGCATTTTTGGTGCAAGATTGAATTGCCTAAATAATATGTATTTTTTATATAACAATGTGTAGATTAATATTGTTTTTATGGTGGTAATCAGCAGTTGAGACAATAACAAAGTGTCCTCCCCACCCCAGTCTCGGTAAAAAACTGAGGGATGGAgttagagaaatgtaaccactctcaaattcatacagatgtaggatcttaatttggtcACTCTTTTGCTCATGAGGATTTTCCTGCCCTGgctcaaactggctcaaatgaagatcctacatctgtagacagagctatggatgcgaggactgaccatccacgatatcaaaatgatagttttcaccatgttttgaggctatacaggtaccccccccaaaaatgtacttATAAGGCGTGTGTACCTCAATGGACTTTCTCACTCTCATACTGGACACGATTATTGCCAGATCTTGTCTTTGCGACTGAGTTGTAAAGGTGTTTCATTCAGGCAAAAGATATAGCCTAAAGAGAGCCAAACATTTCCAAAACAGCCCTggtccttacatttacatttttttgtaatttagcagacgctcttatccagagtgacttacaattcAGGGGTTGATCTAACCATTTATTTATCTATTCCTGGAGTGACATAATCACTGGTAGCCAAGACACAAGCTAgcatgataatatattatttatTAAATGAAGGAAACGGTAACACAGTCATCAAAGCAATAGTGATATTTCATCAAAGCAATACTGATATTTGACAATGGAAAGTACATGAATTGCGTCACTGCACCCATTAACCACTAGAGGAAGACAAAGTCAACACGTTGAGAAAAGGACAGTTACTCTGGGTGTGGAAACATGGACCAAGTCCTTTGTCAGCAGACTAATATGTTAGGTTGTGACAACAATACTTTCCATTCTTGGAGAAATGCTGAGAACTCCTTGTCATCTCAAAAGTTGGAGTCCTGTAGAGAAGCCTCTGAAACATTACATCCAATACAGAACTGGCGATCAAGTCCTTTCAGTCGTTTGAGGTAATTATACACTACAAGGTAATTATGCAATACAACACAAATAAAATGTCACTTATGCCCACCCTGATTTAGACCCAACAGTCATTGAATCTATTATAAATACCTGTAGACCCCCGATATTGCGACATCAGCACAGAGGTTACAGCACAGTGATGAGTACATTATAGTATTTGTATATTAGTTATGTTACAACCTTTAAACATTTGGTAATGGGTGAGTTGTGTTGATGTCTGTGAGCGTGTTGAGTCTTTGGAGTGTTAGGGCAATGCAGCAGGACTCTGAGGTTCTTCTCTCCCTTAGGCTGTCATACACAGTACTTCCAGAAACAGGCTGTGGACACAGAGAAAATATTGTTCAGTCTCTTGCTCTATTACAAGGAGGAATATAATTTTGTTGTAAAATGAAGACCACTATAGTAAATGAAATGTGTTATGACTATGAAATCAGTGCCATCGCCGACAATAAGCAATAAGAAACTTACGCTCAACCCTTTTCCTCGGTATGGACTTGTCCTCTGCTAGTGTGTTTGATGAGAGCTCCCTTTCCAGCTCTAAGTCCTCCTTCAAAGCCTCTATCTGTAAGGAGAGAACAACAGCGGTTACAGACGGCCAAAGGATCCCTGTGTCGGTCTTTATGGAAGGTGCCTGCTCTCAGGTAAGGTCATCACTATCCAAGGCCATGAGAGATTATGCTGCTAGAGCTCTCATTTGAACTCCGTCAGACAATAGGTAGATTTGCTTGATGTAAAGGCTAAATCCCAGGGGAATTTTCCACAGAATGAACACAGTGTCTCAGTCAAGGAGAACTATGTTTACCTGTTCATCTCATAAACCTTGCTTATAAAGCATGCCGCCTTCTCAGCTGGAGGAAATATATGACTGCACAGAACACACCAAGTGCTTAAACTGTTGCACTCCGTGTGTACAAAACACTTGAATGACCTACCTTCTTCAACTCCGCTAGCTTGTTGGCAAACTCTAAACCTGCAGAGAAGAACAAAATGTGTTAGCACAAATGGCAAACCTGAGAAACAGTCCAtgtaatattatatatacacatccttatattttttacattgacaAACACTGtattagtgtgtgagtgtgtgtgatatACTGTGAAAAACCTTACCTAAAGCATCATTTCTTTCAATAGGTTCTAAGCTTCTATGTAGTAACAACGCTAGAATCTTGTTCTGGGCATCTGTGTCTCCTCTTTGGGGATATACATGGTTTCCTGAATATGTGGGAAAAAAACGGCAGTACATCTGATTTACTATAAACAACTTCAAAAGCACCTAGTGaccataaatatatataattacacaaTATCCCCTTTTAAACTGAGCCACATTCACAGTGTAGTATTAGCAGTATTGTTAGACGAACACAGTTGAATTGGCAAGCGAACACTAAATGACTTTGCCATAGAATACCAACAAAATAATTATTCATATGCTTTTGCATGCTCACAGTATAACAACTGACAATGCATGCAAACAGCTGGGAATGAACCCATAGTTGTAACCAGCGTCCTCAGACTGCCTACATCTTCAGGTAGTCTATGCCTCAAATAGGCCAGCAGCTGGTACACATTCATTCACCAAACCAGCAGACTCACCAGGGTTGAAGATGCTTCTTCCCTCCACACTGACTACCCCTTGTAGAAGCAGAAAAACTAGCAGTCCCAGCCAGTAGTTCACAGAGACAAAACTGTCCATGTCAACGAAGCAACGGTCCCAAAGAAGTGCTTACTGTAGTATCAACTCGTTCTCAACCTGCCCCAGCAATCCACTGCCTTTGGTCCATCCCAGCTATACTTTTATCCTGTCAGATgtggaaggaggagggggggggcaggcagTCAGCCCCCCCAGTGCACTCAATCAATAGTCACCATGGCTTTCGTCAATGGACCACCGTCCTTTGCAAGAGGGACCATGTAGCGGCTGACAGAAATATGACGATCTGGATCCGTGGCCAGCGGCTCTTCATCAACACGACAGATACAAAGCCAGCAGAGTGAGAAAGTTGTCTATCACCTGTTTTTTTTTACGGGAGATGGCAGTCAGATGTTCTTGGCACTTTCAGTCCTTTTCTTTTACATGAATTACTTCCTTAAGAATATAGAGGGAGAATCTTGGacggggagaagagggggagaagtgaATTGATTCTGTCCCTATAAAGTGCACCATGCCCAGAGATGAGCTCTTCAATCTTGGCTCCAGGTCTGAGCATCGGCACCAATGTGGGGCTGATTGAACATCCATCACCGAGGTCAAACCACGTGACCCCAGCTGTTGTAGCCGGAAATCACGGCTCACAACTCTGTCAGTATAATGGCTGCTGTGTTTATGTATGGCAGTTTTAGTTAAATGAAGTGCCTGGCCCCCATTTTGATTGGCCTGTTTCTGTCATAAAGCTTCTTGAGTGCTGTTTTCATTGACACCTTTGTCTTCCTCTGAGGAAGTTATTGACGTCTAGCTGTGCCTCTCATCCCAAATAAACGTCACATATCCTTATAATACGGATTTCGAGGCTTGAGGATTTAGTGAACCTGGTTGAGTGAGTCACAGTGAATTAACCTTGTAACATCAAGGATATATTGCATCTTGTGAAACAGTCTAGTCCTCTTGTGGAAATATAGTCAATAACTTGATGGATCTCCAGGCATGACTCACATTGCAGAGCAAAACGTTCCTAGACACTGTCTGTACCTCTGGCTGTATGGTGTACTTTTGGAATCATTCAATAAATGAAGTTCTATAATAGTGTCAACTGTCAAAGCAGATGGTGTTATGTCCTGACAGATTGCTCTGATGAAAGCCATATCTGATATCCTTGAAGTAGTACATCTATAGGGAATCATTTGTTTCCTTCTATTGTGATAAGAAGTAATTTGACAATCCATTTTTGAactcaaatacaattttattttatttgtcacatgcgccaaatacaacaggtgtggactttaCCGTAGACTTTACctccctttcccaacaatgcagagtaaaaAGGAAGAAAAGATTagcaaagaaaaaaaagaaatactttattaataaaataacaataacgaggttatatacaagagtaccggtaccgagtcaatgtgcaagggtacgaggtagttggggtaatatgtacatgtaggtaggggttaaagtgactaggcaatcaggatacataataaacagagtagcagcagcgtatgggtGCCATCAATTACCTTAAATTCTCAGAGATTCAATTATATTTCTGAGAAAAAAAtttgttgcaggaatgctaatcttatctgtttcgaacaacagaaacgatttcagaacaatctgagatggtgggtgtagaaatcctctttcttgtgcttttttaGGAGGAACAACCAACATCAATATGTTAAGACTGCCAAGGCTCAGggaaagacccagatgcagacagtttcaaagtaacaaaagtgtattactCAAACAGGGGGGCagacaaacgacaggtcaagggcaggcagaggtcagtagtccAGAGCAGAGTTCGAAAgctacagaacggcaggcaggttcaaggtcagggcaggcaggttcaaggtcagggcaggcagaggtcagtaatccagggtggtaTTGCAAGATAcagaacgacaggcaggctcagggtcagggtaggcagaatggtcaaaaccgggaaagctagaaaacaggaactagagacagacaggagcacgGGAAGaaacactggtaggcttgacaaaacaaaacgaactggcaacagacaaacagagaacacaggtataagtgtataagaacacaggtataaatcaataaaaaaaaatgttaaatgaagcagatgctaagctacagaactgttttgctagcacagactggaatatgttctgggattcctccgatggcattaaggagtacaccacgtcagtcattggcttcatcaataagtgcatcgatgacgttgtccccacagtgaccgtacgtacataccccaaccagaagccatggattacaaagcaacatccacactgagctaaaggctagagctgccgctttcaaggagcgggactctaacccggaagcttatgagATATATCGAAATGCCctttgacgaaccatcaaacaggcaaagcttcaatacaggactaagatcgaatcgtactacaccggctttgacgcttgtcagatgtggcagagcttgcaaaccattacagactacaaagggaagcacagccaagagctgccaagtgacacaagcctaccagatgagctaaacttctatgctcgcttcgaggtaaATTccatgacattttcaaactctccctgtccgagtctgtaataccaacacattttaagcagaccaccatagtccctgtgcccaagaacactaaggtaacctgcctaaatgactaccaacccgtagcactcacgtctgtagccatgaagtgctttgaaaagctggtcatggctcacaacaacaccattaccccagaaaccctagacccactccaatttgcatgcccgccccaacagatccacagatgatgcaatctctattgcactccacactgccctttcccagctggacaaaaggaacacctatgtgagaatactattcattgactacagctcagcgttcaacaccatagtgccctcaaagctcatcaataagctaaggacacagggactaaacacctccctctgcaactggatcccggacttcctgacgggccaccctcgggtggtaagggtaggtaacaacacatccgccatgctgatcctcaacacaggggcccctcaggggtgcgtgctcagccccctcctgtactccctgttcactcatgactgcacggacaggcacgactccaacaccatcattaagtttgccgacgacacaacggtggtagacctgatcaccgacaatgacaagacatcctatagggaggaggtcagagacctggccgtgtggtgccaggacaacaacctctcccttaatatGATCAAGACaacggagatgattgtggacctcAGGAAAAAGAGGATcgggcacgcccccattctcatcgacggggctgcagtggagcaggttgagagcttcaagttccttgttgtccacatcaccaacaaactaacatggtccaaggctcatcgcactctagtgactccttgtggcgggctgggcgcctgcaggctgacctccgtcgtcagttgaacggtgtttcctccaacacagtggtgcggctggcttccgggttaagcgggcgggtgataagaagcgcggtttggtggatcatgtttcggaggacgcatgacttggCCTTCGCCTCCCgtgcccgttggggagttgcagcaatgagacaagatcgaaactggggagaaaaagggggtaacatttttttttaaaacaaatgttgaacatcaattgatagtgacagaatcacacattagttcccaagcaaagtaaaaaaaatgtCTCGTCGGCTTTGAAAGGTTGTAGCGCTGCCTCTGAATGTCATAAAGACAAACCAAAGATATCCAATATACATCGGAGTCACGTTTTTCCCTGgcattttacagcttgtttctaccATTGCGGAATAAATCATAATTTTAGATTgctttatatactgctcaaaaaataaagggaacacttaaacaacacaatgtaactccaagtcaatcacacttctgtgaaataaaactgtccacttaggaagcaacactgattgacaatacatttcacatgctcttgtgcaaatggaatagacaacaggtggaaattataggcaattagcaagacacccccaataaaggagtgcttctgcaggtggtgaccacagaccacttctcagttcctatgcttcctggctgatgttttggtcacttttgaatgctggcggtgctttcactctagtggtagcatgagacggagtctacaacccacacaagtggctcaggtagtgtagctcatccaggatggcacatcaatgcgagctgtggcaagaaggtttgctgtgtctgtcagcgtagtgtccagagcatggaggcgctaccaggagacaggccagtacatcaggagacgtggaggaggccgtaggagggcaacaacccagcagcaggaccgctacctccgcctttgtgcaaggaggagcaggaggagcactgccagagccctgcaaaatgacctccagcacgccacaaatgtgcatgtgtctgctcaaacggtaagaaacagactccatgagggtggtatgagggcccgacgtccacaggtgggggttgtgcttacagcccaacaccgtgcaggacgtttggcatttgccagagaacaccaagattggcaaattcgccactggcgccctgtgctcttcacagatgaaagcaggttcacactgagcacatgtgacagacgtgacagagtctggagacgccgtggagaacgttctgctgcctgcaacatcttccagcatgaccggtttggcggtgggtcagtcatggtgtggggtggcatttctttggggggccgcacagccctccatgtgctcgccagaggtagcctgactgccattaggtaccgagatgagatcctcagacctcttgtgagaccatatgctggtgcggcctgggttcctcctaatgcaagacaatgctagacctcatgtggctggagtgtgtcagcagttcctgcaagaggaaggcattgatgccatggactggcccgcccgttccccagacctgaatccaattgagcacatctgggacatcatgtctcgctccatccgccaacgccacgttgcaccacagactgtccaggagttggcggatgctttagtccaggtctgggaggagatccctcaggagaccatccgccacctcatcaggagcatgcccaggcgttgtagggaggtcatacaggcacgtggaggccacacacactactgagcctcattttgacttgttttaaggacattacatcaaagttggatcagcctgtagtgtggttttccactttaattttgagtgtgactccaaatccagaccgccatgggttgataaattggatttccattgattatttttgtgtgattttgttgtcagcacattcaactatgtaaagaaaaaagtatttaataagattatttcattcattcagatctaggatgtgttattttagtgttccctttattttttttgagcagtgtataatcagGTCCATAAAAAAGAATCTAAGTCTTAAGCTATGCTTTTAGCCATTTTCTTTAACAAAAGCCACAAATCCCTCACCCTCTCAATTCAAGCCCTAGTTTTAACCTAGCACAACAAGCCCTTTACAGACACTGAGATATTTAAGGAGTGCATGGTAACTGAAGGAATTGGCTGACAAAATCTATGGATAGTAGAATATAATTgagtctgtcaaacaggtaggcctatcTCTTATTTCTTGAATAGGTATCAATAGGCTCCAACactaagccctcttgttgttagtagcctaaagtcaaattaaaatgaagactgTTTAAATGAATTATAGGCCTCGAAATGGCCTACTTTCAGAACCCATGCGGTGTTCATCCCTGCGGCTGCCTCTTCGTAAGTAATGTACActtaatataaacacaacatgcaacaatttcaaagaatttactgagttacaattcatattaggaaatcagtcaattgaaataaataaatgatgccctaatctatggatttcacatgattgggaatacagatacagtggtaaaaaaagtatgtgaacactttGGAATTacatggatttctgcataaattggttatcaaatttgatctgatctttatctaagtcacaacaatagacaaacagtgtgcttaaactaacaaaacacaaattattgtattttttaaatgttttatttaactaggcaagtcaacaaattcttatttacaatgacagcctaccccggccaaacccggacgacgctgggccaattgtacgccaccttatgggactcacaatcacggccggatgtgatgacttctccaaaagctaattggagtcgggagtcagctaacctggagtccaatcaatgagacgagattggagatgttggttagagctgccttgccctataacatttgagtttgctattcacaagtaGAAtttcctgatgtgaaccatgcctcgaacaaaagagatctcagaagacctaagattaataattgttgacttgcataaagctggaaagggttacaaaagtatctcttaaagccttgatgttcatcagtccatggtaagacaaattatctataaatggagaaagtacagcactgttgctactctccctaggagtggccgtcctgcaaagatgactgcaagagcacagcgcagaacgcTCAATgaagttaagaagaatcctagagtgtcagctaaagacttacagaaatgtctggaacatgctaacatctctgttgacgactctacgatacgtaaaacagtaaacaagaatggtgttcatgggaggacaccacagaagaagccactgctgtccaaaaaaacattgctgcacgtctgaagtttgcaaaagtgcacctggatgttccacagcgctactggcaaaatattctgtgaacAGATTAacctacagttgagttgtttggaaggaacacacaacactatgtgtggagaaaaaaaggcacagcacaccaatatCAAAACCTCATCtaaactgtaaagtatggtggaaggagcatcatggtttggggctgctttgctgcctcagagcctggacagcttgctatcgttGACGGagaaatgaattcccaagtttatcaagacattttgcaggagaatgttaggctatctgtccgccaattgaagctcaacagaagttgggtgatgcaacaggacaatgagctaaaacacagaagtaaaatcaacaacagaatggcttcaacagaagaacatacatcttctggagtggcccagtcagtcctgacctcaacccgattgagatgctgtggcatgacctcaagagagcagttcacaccagacatgccCAGAATATTGCTTAACTGAAATaattttgtaaagaggaatggtccaagattcctcctgaccattgtgcaggtctgatccacaactacagaaaaagtttggttgaggttatttctgccaaaggagggtcattcagttattaaatccaagggttcacataccttttccaccctgcactgtgaatgttaatacggtgtgttcaataaaaacatgaaaacgtataaatTGTTTgtattattagtttaagcagactgtgtttgtctattgttgtgacctagatgaaggtCAGaacaaatttgatgaccaatttatgcagaaatccaggtatttccaaagggttcacatactttttcttgccactgaatGCATCAGTTGGTCACTGATACCTTTTTAaaaagtaggggcatggatcagaaaaccaatcagtatctggtgtgaccaccatttgccccatgcagcgcgacacatctccttcgcatagagttgatcaggctgttaacTGTGGCCTGTGGATTGTTGTCCCACtcgtcttcaatggctgtgcgaagtttctggatattggcagaaactggaacatgctgtcatacacgtcaatccagagcatcccaaacatgctcaatgggtgacatgtctggtgagtatgcaggccatggaatcattttcagcttccaggaattgtgtacaggtccTTGTGACATGGAGCCGTgcaatatcatgctgaaacatgaggtgatggcggcagatgaaggTGATGgcgactagggttgcaaaggatCGGAAACTTTCCGGAAATTTtgcatgggaagttaagcctgggaatttggggaattttgcttaaaaagtgagcttataacagtgaaccttttttgtgggatacacataaggcaattctaggccttgttgcatattttggttaaacgatccccaattcaatggaattgcaaccctctgcatgcacagtgcagaCTTCTATCACATGTACAGTGCAcacttccatcacatgtacagctgattctcaagatcttgcacactaatgagatgctattgaacccacactactacactgtctgagccaaggactacatgctttctggtaagttctgattacaatactgggtggggtgaataaaATTGTTATGAcatatatgttttttttgttaactagtaaatagta
Proteins encoded:
- the LOC106613515 gene encoding urotensin-2B-like, which translates into the protein MDSFVSVNYWLGLLVFLLLQGVVSVEGRSIFNPGNHVYPQRGDTDAQNKILALLLHRSLEPIERNDALGLEFANKLAELKKIEALKEDLELERELSSNTLAEDKSIPRKRVEPCFWKYCV